One window of the Torulaspora delbrueckii CBS 1146 chromosome 6, complete genome genome contains the following:
- the HIR1 gene encoding Hir1p (similar to Saccharomyces cerevisiae HIR1 (YBL008W); ancestral locus Anc_4.106), which yields MKIIRFPWLTHQEELRKYEVYTVDVSPDGKRVATGGLDGKVRIWSVDNLIKAANESGSKKVVDEELRRPLVSMSRHTGSVTCLKFSPDGKYLASGSDDRILLIWAKEEEQRAEPVFGSEFDKEHWTVRRRLVAHDNDIQDICWAPDSSILVSVGLDRSIIVWNGLTFEKIKRFDVHQSLVKGVVFDPANKYFATASDDRTLKIFRYHKSSDIAITIEHIITEPFKGSPLTTYFRRLAWSPDGQHIAAPNATNGPVSSVAIVNRGTWDTDISLIGHDAPTEVTSFNPRLFELQRDAKVEDQNQEEDLEKKEDGQWRKKWNQFVATAGQDKSLAVWSTSRVRPIFVAYDLTTASITDLAWNPEGNMLFVTSLDCSITLISFKENELGNAIPLERNIEHLHRYGVDKDSLDFPEDISQIILEDEARKLKKQRTPKYSTELLESRITAEENTKNAKLVPPKLQAPSKSTEKVNILIPKRKKDDKLNTAVIKDGRKRVTPTLVSVGFSPTRNPVKEPSHKPAANNTLSLKSKTTPLQGIEGKMSISSFPLPRLGLHTLIMGVRERNRSAFHTEVDNTVDGQERDDDTIEVATRGLEGQLLAEELAVDEIDDESSSERVMTLNAKNVPEKVWSSAPNVRYMEQPDVVPDTDAVLYESGDIDDFHVLEIRNGVERSIQFDEEALIENPTRILGYHKGKRIIEAFIPEVIICAVFSKECLCWCLATANGSIFCLSRTGQYKLPKICLGHRVVNLIAQNSRLLALTERGLFYAWNLSSSTLMWKAVPIAPLIFKEFVEGSRVRVSKRVKSFYLGQDSKSLIVELIHPDEKYEWHSDLGCWSLPPE from the coding sequence ATGAAGATCATCAGGTTTCCTTGGCTTACTCACCAGGAAGAACTCAGGAAATATGAAGTTTATACAGTGGATGTTAGCCCCGATGGGAAGCGAGTTGCGACTGGTGGTCTAGATGGGAAAGTACGCATATGGTCAGTGGATAATCTAATTAAGGCAGCCAACGAAAGTGGCTCTAAGAAAGTtgtggatgaagagctAAGAAGACCATTGGTCAGTATGAGTAGGCATACGGGATCTGTCACTTGTTTGAAGTTCTCTCCAGATGGGAAATACCTCGCCAGTGGATCGGACGATCGTATATTGCTGATATGGGCGAAGGAGGAGGAACAACGTGCGGAGCCAGTATTTGGAtctgaatttgataaagagCACTGGACAGTGCGTCGGAGACTGGTAGCTCATGACAACGATATCCAGGATATATGCTGGGCTCCGGACTCTAGTATTTTAGTCAGTGTTGGGTTGGATCGATCGATTATAGTTTGGAATGGCTTaacttttgagaagatcaaaagatttgatGTGCATCAATCTTTGGTCAAAGGAGTCGTGTTCGATCCAGCAAACAAATACTTTGCGACAGCATCTGATGATAGAACACTGAAAATATTCAGATATCACAAGAGCAGTGATATTGCTATTACTATAGAACATATTATAACGGAGCCTTTTAAGGGATCGCCACTGACCACGTACTTCAGAAGGCTTGCTTGGTCTCCAGATGGACAACATATCGCTGCTCCCAATGCTACTAATGGTCCGGTGAGCTCTGTAGCGATCGTAAACCGAGGTACATGGGACACAGACATTAGTCTCATCGGTCACGATGCTCCGACTGAAGTCACCAGCTTCAATCCACGGCTATTCGAACTTCAGCGTGATGCTAAAGTTGAAGACCAAAACCAGGAGGAGGACTTAGAGAAAAAAGAAGACGGACAGTGGAGAAAGAAGTGGAATCAGTTCGTTGCGACAGCAGGTCAGGATAAATCCTTAGCTGTTTGGAGTACAAGTAGGGTGAGGCCTATATTTGTAGCCTATGATTTAACGACCGCTTCTATTACAGATTTGGCATGGAATCCAGAGGGCAATATGCTGTTTGTAACTTCGCTTGACTGCTCGATCACACTTATcagcttcaaagaaaacGAACTGGGGAATGCGATACCGTTAGAGAGAAATATAGAACACTTACACAGATATGGGGTCGACAAGGACTCATTGGACTTTCCGGAGGATATTAGTCAAATAATACTTGAGGATGAGGCTAGAAAACTAAAGAAACAGAGAACTCCAAAATATAGTACAGAATTATTAGAATCACGAATTACTGCTGAGGAGAATACTAAAAACGCCAAACTTGTGCCTCCCAAATTACAGGCTCCCAGTAAAAGTACGGAGAAGGTCAATATACTGATACCAAAACGTAAGAAGGACGACAAACTGAACACAGCTGTGATAAAAGATGGGAGAAAAAGAGTGACACCAACGCTGGTGTCTGTTGGGTTCTCTCCAACAAGAAACCCCGTTAAGGAGCCTTCTCACAAACCTGCAGCTAATAACACattatctttgaagtcaaAAACTACTCCATTACAAGGTATCGAAGGTAAGATGAGTATATCATCTTTCCCGCTGCCACGTTTGGGTCTTCATACTTTAATAATGGGGGTACGAGAGAGAAACAGAAGTGCATTCCATACAGAGGTTGATAACACAGTTGAtggtcaagaaagagatgatgATACGATTGAAGTGGCAACCCGCGGCTTAGAAGGCCAACTGCTTGCCGAAGAATTGGCTGTTGACGAGATTGACGATGAAAGCAGTAGTGAACGCGTAATGACGCTGAACGCAAAGAACGTACCCGAAAAGGTATGGAGCAGTGCACCAAATGTGAGATATATGGAACAACCTGACGTGGTGCCCGATACTGATGCTGTCCTGTACGAAAGCGGCGACATTGACGATTTCCATGTACTCGAGATTCGTAATGGTGTCGAAAGGTCGATACAGTTCGATGAAGAGGCCCTTATAGAAAATCCTACCCGAATACTAGGTTACCACAAGGGTAAGAGAATTATCGAGGCGTTCATTCCTGAAGTGATCATATGTGCTgtgttttccaaagaaTGTCTATGCTGGTGCCTGGCGACAGCCAATGGCTCCATATTTTGTCTCTCACGAACTGGGCAGTATAAACTTCCCAAGATTTGCCTCGGACATAGAGTCGTCAATCTCATAGCACAAAACAGTCGCCTATTGGCCTTGACAGAACGAGGCTTATTTTACGCTTGGAACCTTTCCAGCTCAACATTAATGTGGAAAGCGGTTCCCATCGCTCCCCTGATATTCAAAGAATTCGTAGAGGGATCCAGAGTGAGAGTTAGCAAGCGCGTCAAGAGTTTTTACCTCGGCCAGGACTCGAAATCGTTGATCGTCGAGCTGATTCATCCGGATGAGAAGTATGAATGGCACAGCGATTTGGGCTGCTGGTCACTGCCGCCCGAGTGA
- the LEU1 gene encoding 3-isopropylmalate dehydratase LEU1 (similar to Saccharomyces cerevisiae LEU1 (YGL009C); ancestral locus Anc_4.107), with protein MTATTTQGPRTLYDKVFDDHIVHKDQSGSHLLYIDRHLVHEVTSPQAFEGLKNAGRKVRRTDCTLATVDHNIPTFSRKNFKSTATFIDQPDSRLQVQTLEQNVKDFDVTFFGMTESRQGIVHVIGPEQGFTLPGTTVVCGDSHTSTHGAFGSLAFGIGTSEVEHVLATQTIIQNKSKNMRVYVEGKLNPGITSKDLILHIIGVIGTAGGTGSVIEFAGEAIEDLTMEARMSMCNMAIEAGARAGMIKPDQTTFDYIKGKPLAPKDAEWEKAVAYWETLHSDEGAKFDHEVIIKGADIIPTITWGTSPQDALPISASVPDPAQASDPIKKSGMERALKYMGLVPGTPLMKINIDKVFIGSCTNSRIEDLRNAAAVVKGHKKADNVKLAMVVPGSGLVKAQAEKEGLDKIFEAAGFEWREAGCSMCLGMNPDILDPEERCASTSNRNFEGRQGALSRTHLMSPAMAAAAGIAGHFVDIREHVYKNGDAPKVVVSQEEDKALQDAVYEHEKEPLQPDQVSEELAEEEIDDIPVSETTKVESAPAGMKPFLTLEGIAAPLDKANVDTDAIIPKQFLKTIKRTGLKAGLFYEWRFAEGDDGKMKETDFVLNVEPYRNAEILVVTGDNFGCGSSREHAPWALKDFGIKCIIAPSFGDIFYNNSFKNGLLPIRLDQSTILEKLIPLANAGKSFVVDLPNQKIVDTEGKELVGHFDVESFRKHCLVNGLDDIGLTMQKEEFISKYEAMRREKFSFLEGGAKLIHPVRGTKKSPFGVTAQEW; from the coding sequence ATGACAGCTACAACGACACAAGGTCCAAGGACTCTATACGACAAGGTCTTTGATGATCACATTGTTCACAAGGACCAATCTGGCTCCCATCTATTATACATTGATAGACATTTGGTCCACGAAGTCACTTCTCCACAAGCTTTTGAGggtttgaaaaatgccGGTAGAAAAGTTAGAAGAACTGACTGCACTTTGGCAACTGTTGATCACAACATCCCAACTTTCTCCAGAAAAAACTTCAAATCCACTGCTACTTTCATCGATCAACCCGATTCTCGTCTACAAgttcaaactttggaaCAAAATGTCAAGGACTTCGATGTcactttctttggaatgACTGAATCTAGACAAGGTATCGTCCATGTGATTGGTCCTGAGCAAGGTTTCACCTTGCCAGGTACTACTGTGGTTTGTGGTGACTCTCATACCTCGACTCATGGTGCCTTTGGTTCTCTAGCTTTTGGTATTGGTACTTCCGAAGTAGAACATGTCTTGGCTACTCAAACAATTATTCAGAATAAGTCGAAGAACATGAGAGTTTACGTTGAGGGCAAATTGAACCCTGGTATCACTTCCAAGGATCTAATTTTACACATAATTGGTGTCATTGGTACTGCTGGTGGTACTGGTTCCGTTATCGAATTTGCTGGTGAAGCCATCGAAGATTTGACCATGGAGGCTCGTATGTCCATGTGTAACATGGCCATTGAAGCTGGTGCTAGAGCTGGTATGATTAAGCCAGATCAAACTACTTTCGATTACATCAAGGGAAAGCCATTAGCTCCAAAGGATGCTGAATGGGAAAAGGCTGTTGCTTATTGGGAAACTTTGCATTCCGATGAAGGTGCCAAGTTCGACCACGAAGTGATCATCAAGGGTGCCGATATTATTCCAACAATCACCTGGGGTACTTCCCCACAAGATGCACTACCTATTAGTGCCTCTGTCCCAGATCCTGCTCAAGCCTCTGACCCTATCAAGAAGTCTGGTATGgaaagagctttgaaatacaTGGGTCTTGTCCCAGGTACTCCACTAATGAAAATCAATATTGACAAAGTCTTTATTGGTTCCTGTACGAACTCCCGTATCGAAGATTTGAGAAACGCAGCTGCTGTGGTTAAGGGCCACAAGAAGGCTGACAACGTTAAGTTGGCAATGGTCGTCCCAGGTTCTGGGTTAGTCAAAGCTCAGGCAGAGAAGGAAGGATTAGACaagatttttgaagctgCTGGTTTCGAATGGAGAGAAGCTGGTTGCTCCATGTGTCTAGGTATGAACCCAGATATTTTGGATCCTGAAGAACGTTGTGCTTCGACTTCCAACAGAAATTTCGAAGGTCGTCAAGGTGCACTTTCTCGTACACACTTGATGTCTCCAGCCAtggctgctgctgctggTATTGCAGGCCACTTTGTTGACATTAGAGAACATGTTTACAAGAACGGCGACGCACCAAAGGTTGTCGTCtctcaagaagaggacAAAGCTCTGCAGGATGCTGTCTACGAGCATGAGAAGGAGCCACTACAACCAGACCAGGTTAGTGAAGAGCTCgccgaagaagaaatcgacGATATCCCTGTTTCTGAAACCACGAAGGTTGAATCAGCTCCAGCAGGCATGAAGCCATTCTTGACTTTGGAAGGTATTGCTGCGCCACTAGATAAGGCAAATGTTGATACCGATGCTATCATTCCAaaacaatttttgaagactaTCAAAAGAACTGGTTTGAAAGCTGGTTTGTTTTATGAATGGCGTTTCGCTGAGGGCGATGACGGTaaaatgaaagaaactgATTTTGTTTTGAACGTCGAGCCATACAGAAACGCTGAAATCTTGGTTGTTACTGGTGACAACTTTGGTTGCGGCTCCTCTAGAGAGCACGCTCCATGGGCTTTAAAAGACTTCGGTATCAAATGCATAATTGCTCCATCTTTCGGTGATATCTTCTACAacaactctttcaagaatggtCTACTGCCAATTAGATTGGACCAGAGCACGATTCTCGAGAAGTTGATTCCTCTGGCAAATGCAGGAAAGTCTTTCGTTGTCGATCTTCCTAACCAAAAGATCGTTGACACTGAAGGTAAGGAACTAGTCGGACATTTTGATGTCGAGAGTTTCAGAAAGCATTGTCTGGTCAATGGTTTGGACGATATTGGTCTAACTATGCAAAAGGAGGAATTTATCTCCAAATATGAAGCTATGAGAAGGGAGaaattctctttcttagAAGGTGGCGCCAAGCTAATTCATCCAGTGAGGGGCACTAAGAAGAGCCCATTCGGTGTTACCGCTCAAGAGTGGTAG
- the TDEL0F02400 gene encoding uncharacterized protein, translating to MSTENMEKTDYRGCEDASVYIPKKNFRSAFTWALYESTRSYEPYVMVGWFGGLLFCLPYVISSSYFFLSTVTVILLLESVMLVPLICMICRGVRARSLVSRSTKALAEATEEVFSSDKETLAIGWDKVASKLNRKFYNAGDWKTPYCLFDGSHCEIFFRCYVLKPIYEEEELDGCEKNRLRSAASIYQQRIVDQFSRDKEDTSVLAEDNLPADSHHSIYTWRLKNSLRSVGHKVWFVSMLPQVFLDHTWSLRLIHMIVVILMFVALSTTSIGITLLGNTLSITTTKDRIRLLAAISNVAPGEDSELWDVVAKRMNAYLNEDPNVTGVQRFFDGKECCSFFEKQLKPLMSGRNKDYQVATYEIIPLITSAAGSSSV from the coding sequence ATGAGCACGGAAAACATGGAAAAAACAGACTATAGGGGCTGCGAAGATGCTAGTGTTTATATCccgaagaagaacttcagATCCGCCTTTACCTGGGCCCTCTACGAGTCAACGAGGTCCTATGAACCGTACGTGATGGTAGGATGGTTTGGTGGTCTACTTTTCTGCTTGCCTTATGttatttcttcatcgtacTTTTTTTTGAGCACGGTTACTGTTATACTTCTGCTAGAAAGTGTCATGTTGGTGCCTCTGATTTGCATGATCTGCAGAGGGGTAAGAGCAAGATCCCTGGTCTCCAGGAGCACTAAAGCATTGGCTGAAGCTACTGAGGAAGTCTTTAGCTCAGACAAGGAAACCTTGGCCATTGGATGGGACAAGGTCGCTAGTAAACTGAACAGAAAGTTTTATAATGCAGGCGATTGGAAAACACCATACTGCTTGTTTGATGGTTCACATTGCGAGATTTTCTTCAGGTGCTACGTTTTGAAACCAATAtacgaggaagaagaactagaTGGATGCGAGAAAAATCGCTTACGTTCAGCTGCCAGTATCTATCAACAAAGGATCGTGGATCAGTTCAGCAGGGACAAGGAGGACACTTCTGTGTTAGCTGAGGATAATCTTCCTGCTGATTCTCACCACAGCATATATACCTGGAGATTAAAAAATTCCTTGAGATCTGTTGGTCACAAAGTTTGGTTTGTTAGCATGTTGCCTCAAGTTTTTTTGGATCATACGTGGTCCTTACGTTTAATACATATGATAGTAGTAATCCTAATGTTTGTTGCACTGTCTACAACTTCTATTGGGATTACTCTACTGGGGAACACTCTCAGTATCACTACCACTAAGGATCGCATAAGATTACTGGCAGCTATATCAAATGTTGCCCCAGGAGAGGACTCAGAGCTCTGGGATGTAGTTGCAAAGCGCATGAATGCTTACTTGAACGAAGATCCAAACGTTACTGGCGTCCAAAGGTTCTTCGATGGGAAAGAATGCTGCagtttttttgaaaagcaGCTCAAACCTCTCATGTCAGGAAGGAACAAAGATTATCAAGTCGCAACCTATGAGATAATTCCTCTAATCACATCCGCTGCTGGAAGTTCTTCCGTATAG
- the SLA1 gene encoding cytoskeletal protein-binding protein SLA1 (similar to Saccharomyces cerevisiae SLA1 (YBL007C); ancestral locus Anc_4.108): MTVFLGVYKALYDYEPQTTEELAIREDELLYLLEKSDVDEWWTVKKRVIGSDADEPVGLVPSNYVEQAPVINSVRALYDYDQAQNPDEELTFHENEEFDVYDDQDPDWLLVQQKSTGACGFVPGNYVEPCGQGVPPQAPVADATPIAAPVAAPVAAPVTAPVTVPVMQPPPQHPSKSQTPEAPPMPDKHSEPIGVLREEEDIPPPKPVRPVGTNLDSNRDRTRSRLSYAEADYDEDSAEETGYDRDQTDKSERGLQLEYRTWNIAEVDGRKKRKCKLSIGNNRIYFQPQKGSPQDWTIDKLTSYDNEKKHMFLEFIDPYKSLELHTGNNDTCKEIMSVIGEYKGASRDAGLREVEMASKARKEGKVLYDFIAESQDELSVKQGQTVYILNDKKSRDWWMCELVSSGQKGVVPAQFIEPSKEKDSGSGGLLNSIKKFTKAKSPSKPSEGSSWKDDEDQDIAGSERKNRSRSKSASSRKKRSASASNKTEFPDPKKTRIWADRSGTFKVDAQFIGCSDGKVHLHKANGVRIAVAAEKLSDDDLTYVERVTGFSLDKFRGKKPESKDARESERERRKKLRDQDERERDRRLRERELEELRKARDLLDEERAKLQEKELPPPAKPPRPQSTASPSAPANTIRSTSAAPLTQVKNDYDWFEFFLNSGVDVSNCQRYTINFERENITEDMMKDINQSMLRTLGLREGDIVRVTNYLDQILGREPQAQQQVPTATGGMFSNPDGSLRVSPMKTGPATGPTVAEQLLAEKNASHMAAANTDDDAWTVKPAAKSGVEPSSERSEFTGSMQDLLDLQPLEPKKKPITAAPEPNLRDLEPVKTGNSAKSSAAAPISAVPTGGTTLMPLDPFKTGGHNLLPMATGFVMMPIATGGLMPMQRTGGFTMPQTTFGVQSTGNILQPQRTSGGLIPIANTGGIMPQTSFGMQATGGMLQQRTGGFIPASTTGGMMNAPPLGSVLPLQKTATGLLPANPTGGTMPLQTTGGFIPLQRTGGAIPQTSFAMPNQTMSTGGFAPTTGFNNNPMTSNNMMLQSSLTGNRTGGMNMLPQTTFGNQMTGGANLIPQASFPNVTGGANIMPQASFANTTGGANMMPANTFGNNSTGFGNGLPQTSFGNQTMGGLPQTSFNGPQQITGGFMTGGMPQIQGQPQMTGGFQQNPQFMQNTGGPQNQYTGQPMNQVPNTFNTGVNNLAQGLQNTSISQPPLQTQPTGFGFGNGPQQLQPQQQPQQQSRQANLFNATADNPFGF; encoded by the coding sequence ATGACCGTATTTTTGGGTGTCTATAAGGCGCTATATGACTACGAGCCGCAAACTACAGAGGAACTGGCTATTCGGGAGGATGAGCTTCTGTATTTGCTGGAGAAGTCCGATGTTGACGAGTGGTGGACCGTGAAGAAAAGGGTTATTGGATCAGACGCCGACGAACCAGTCGGACTAGTACCTTCGAATTACGTTGAACAGGCTCCTGTGATCAATTCCGTTCGTGCACTCTACGATTACGATCAGGCCCAAAATCctgatgaagagttgacTTTCcatgaaaatgaagagtttgatgtGTACGATGATCAGGACCCCGATTGGCTGCTGGTGCAGCAGAAGTCCACTGGTGCTTGTGGGTTTGTACCGGGAAACTACGTTGAACCGTGCGGGCAGGGTGTGCCGCCACAAGCGCCTGTGGCCGATGCAACTCCAATAGCAGCTCCAGTGGCAGCTCCAGTGGCAGCTCCAGTAACAGCTCCAGTGACAGTTCCAGTGATGCAGCCACCACCTCAGCACCCTAGTAAGTCGCAGACTCCAGAAGCTCCACCGATGCCCGACAAACACTCAGAACCAATTGGAGTATTGcgtgaagaagaagatatcCCACCACCGAAACCAGTGAGACCAGTAGGAACCAATTTGGATTCCAATAGAGACAGAACTCGTAGTAGGCTATCATATGCCGAGGCTGACTACGATGAAGACAGTGCGGAGGAAACCGGATATGATAGAGACCAAACTGATAAAAGCGAGCGCGGTTTGCAATTGGAATATCGTACGTGGAATATCGCCGAAGTCGATGGTCGTAAGAAACGTAAGTGTAAATTGTCGATTGGGAACAATAGGATCTATTTCCAGCCTCAGAAGGGTTCGCCCCAGGACTGGACTATCGACAAGTTGACGTCCTACGAcaatgagaagaagcatATGTTTTTGGAGTTTATTGATCCTTACAAGAGCCTCGAGCTACACACTGGTAATAATGATACTTGCAAGGAGATCATGTCGGTAATCGGTGAGTACAAAGGCGCTTCTCGTGACGCTGGCCTGCGGGAAGTTGAAATGGCGTCAAAGGCAAGGAAAGAGGGTAAAGTTCTCTATGATTTCATCGCAGAGTCTCAGGACGAATTGAGTGTGAAGCAGGGCCAGACTGTATATATCTTGAACGATAAGAAATCAAGGGATTGGTGGATGTGTGAGCTAGTTTCCTCTGGGCAAAAAGGTGTGGTGCCAGCACAATTTATCGAACCTtcgaaagagaaagatagTGGTTCAGGCGGTCTCTTAAACTCAATAAAGAAATTCACCAAGGCTAAGTCTCCATCAAAGCCTAGTGAAGGGAGTAGTTGGaaagacgatgaagatcagGATATAGCAGGTTCTGAACGCAAGAATAGATCGAGGAGCAAGTCTGcctcatcaagaaagaaaagatctgCGTCGGCAAGCAACAAGACAGAATTCCctgatccaaagaagacaCGTATATGGGCAGACAGATCCGGTACTTTCAAAGTGGACGCTCAATTCATCGGTTGCTCCGACGGCAAGGTTCATTTGCACAAGGCTAACGGTGTCAGGATCGCTGTTGCTGCCGAAAAACTGTCGGATGATGATCTAACCTATGTCGAACGAGTAACCGGATTCAGCTTGGACAAGTTCAGGGGCAAGAAACCGGAAAGCAAAGACGCCAGGGAAAGCGAACGTgagagaaggaagaaacTAAGAGACCAGGACGAAAGAGAACGTGACCGTAGACTAAGAGAGAGAGAGCTAGAAGAACTGAGAAAGGCAAGAGATCTgctcgatgaagaaagagctaAACTTCAAGAGAAGGAGCTTCCACCACCTGCTAAGCCCCCGAGACCACAATCAACGGCTTCCCCCTCGGCTCCTGCTAACACGATCAGAAGCACTTCGGCTGCTCCATTAACACAAGTGAAAAACGATTATGACTGGTTTGAGTTCTTTCTCAACAGTGGTGTTGACGTCAGTAACTGTCAACGTTATACCATCAATTTCGAGCGAGAAAATATTACTGAAGATATGATGAAGGACATTAATCAGTCCATGCTCAGAACTTTGGGACTACGTGAGGGTGATATTGTTCGGGTCACAAACTACTTGGATCAAATATTGGGCAGAGAACCTCAGGCACAGCAGCAAGTTCCAACTGCTACTGGTGGTATGTTCTCAAATCCCGACGGCTCCTTGAGGGTTTCGCCAATGAAAACTGGTCCTGCTACGGGACCTACTGTTGCTGAGCAACTACTTGCGGAAAAGAACGCTTCACATATGGCTGCCGCCAACACAGATGATGATGCTTGGACAGTCAAACCAGCCGCCAAATCTGGAGTCGAACCCTCATCTGAAAGATCCGAATTTACAGGATCAATGcaagatcttcttgatttaCAGCCTTTGGAGCCTAAAAAGAAGCCGATCACGGCGGCCCCAGAGCCTAATTTGAGAGATTTGGAGCCTGTCAAAACTGGTAACAGTGCGAAGTCCTCAGCAGCGGCTCCTATAAGCGCAGTGCCAACTGGTGGAACCACCTTGATGCCTTTGGATCCATTTAAAACGGGAGGACACAATTTACTTCCTATGGCAACAGGATTCGTTATGATGCCAATCGCTACTGGTGGTTTAATGCCAATGCAAAGAACTGGCGGTTTCACCATGCCTCAAACAACTTTTGGCGTCCAAAGTACCGGTAATATTCTTCAGCCTCAGAGGACCAGTGGTGGCCTGATCCCAATTGCAAACACGGGAGGTATAATGCCACAGACATCATTCGGTATGCAAGCGACTGGCGGTATGCTACAACAGAGAACTGGTGGGTTCATTCCAGCGTCAACGACAGGTGGAATGATGAATGCTCCACCTTTGGGTTCAGTGCTACCTCTGCAGAAAACTGCAACTGGCCTGTTACCTGCCAATCCAACAGGAGGTACTATGCCGTTACAAACAACCGGAGGATTCATTCCTCTACAAAGAACAGGTGGTGCTATTCCTCAGACCTCTTTTGCAATGCCAAACCAAACCATGAGCACCGGAGGTTTTGCGCCTACTACTGGCTTCAACAACAATCCAATGACTAGTAACAACATGATGCTACAATCTAGTCTAACAGGAAATAGAACTGGCGGAATGAATATGCTTCCTCAGACGACTTTCGGTAATCAAATGACAGGGGGAGCCAACCTAATACCGCAAGCCAGCTTTCCAAATGTGACTGGCGGTGCAAATATCATGCCTCAAGCTAGTTTTGCGAACACGACAGGCGGTGCAAACATGATGCCTGCAAACACTTTTGGAAATAACTCAACAGGGTTTGGAAATGGCTTGCCTCAAACATCTTTCGGCAATCAGACCATGGGCGGCTTACCACAGACCTCATTCAATGGTCCACAACAAATTACAGGAGGCTTTATGACAGGCGGTATGCCCCAGATACAGGGCCAACCACAAATGACAGGTGGATTCCAACAAAACCCCCAGTTCATGCAGAATACTGGGGGACCGCAGAATCAATACACCGGGCAGCCTATGAACCAAGTTCCAAACACATTTAACACGGGAGTCAACAATTTGGCACAGGGTCTACAAAATACCTCTATCTCTCAGCCACCACTTCAAACACAGCCAACGGGCTTTGGCTTTGGAAACGGCCCTCAACAGTTGCAGCCTCAGCAGCAACCTCAGCAACAATCTCGGCAAGCGAACCTATTCAATGCGACAGCGGACAATCCATTTGgattttga